GGAAGTGCGGGCAGAGACAGCCCTGCCGGCAGTGGTGGGCACGCTGGGAGCTACAGACAGGACAGGCTCCGGGGAGCCCGTGGGGGCCCCCCAGGCTGGCTTCCCCGCCCAGACTTACCAGGTGGGAGGGCAGAGCTCGACGGGCACGGGGTGCTGGCAGGCGTCGGGGCCACACCACCTCGTACTGCTCCACGTGAGGCAGTGGGGTGCTGGGGGCTGCCACTGTGGGGGAGAAGGGGGTCAGCCGGCCGGTGGTGGGCCTGCACCACCTCCCCTGGGGGGTCACCAGAGAGTGTGAGCACCAGGGATTCGGAGCCCTGGGTGGAACCCATCGGGCTGACCTAGACCTGACCTGACCTcccgtcccctcccctcccctccctcggGTCTCTGGGCGCACCGGCCTGGGTGGGGGATAGGTCTGCCTGTCCCAGCCCAGATCCAGCAGCTGCCAGGGACCCAATGACAAACAGCACCGGGAGTggggtgaggcccagagagcgGCCGCCCGGCAAGGTTCTTCAGTCCTAGAGCGTCAATGGATGAGACCCTCATCTGGCAGAGCACCCGCAGAGAGGCTCCGGGCAGAGGCCCCCCAGGCTGGGGTCTGGGCCACCACGGAATTCAGCCCAGAAAGCTCCCCAGAGCgcagcggggtgtgtgtgtgtgtgtgtgtgtgtgtgtgtgtgtgtgtgtcccaagtGGCTGGACGacctcctcccactctcctcccccaGTGCCCACTCTCCGCTCCAGGTCACACTGCTCCTTGGTCCTCCCTTCCTTGCCAGGCCGGGGGACCTGGGTAGGCGTGGGCAGTCATCCCAAGGCTCCAGGTGGATGGGGAGAGGCGCGGTTCTCCCCAGTGCCCTGTGAGTCCCCAGAGGGACCAGCGCTGGGGAAGCACCCCAGGCGGCTTCTCCCCCAGTTCCCTTTTGAAGTTTCCGTCTGCCACCCTGGGCCTTCCCGGTGAGGGCTCCCCTCGGCGCGACCGACCCGGAGACTGACCCGGAGCTCGGCAGGGTGTGGAAGGCCAGGGGACCCGCTGGCGCCCCGGAGGGCGGCCCCTCCCCGCAGCACTCACCTAGCAGACACAGGGCGAGCAGCGGGAGCCCCAGGCCGCGCATGGCCGGGGCGCGCTCGGGGGGCGTACACTGGGGTCGGGGCCAAGAACAGGGGGCGCGCACGGGGCCCGAGGTCTGGGGTCCGGGGTCCAGGGTCTACCGACGCCGCGCTGGCAGAGGCGGCTCCGCTCGCGGGTAGAGGTCtggccccgccgccccgccccggaGACCAGCCCCCGGCCCGCAGCCTATCGGCCCCTCCGACGCCGGGAGGGGCGGTGCTTGGACACCCGCCGGGGAGGGGCGCCTCGCCCCCGGATTTCCCGCGTCTACCCCTGGGCTCCTGCGGGCTCCTGAGCAGCGCCTGGTGTCCGGCACGAGGAACAAGCTTCCCAAATGCGGATCGAATTAAGGGAGGGGGCGGCGGACAGACTATCTGAGCCCCTCCCTGGAAGGTCGCCCTCTGCTCTGCGCAGGTGAGGAAGCCCAAGGGGGCCTGGCCCAGGGGCCTGCTGGCCGGGCAGTGGCTAGGACATGCTCTGTCGGGGGcgtggcagggggctgggggcgcAGACTTCCTGCGCAACAGAGAGCTACCCACGCAGCGCCCGGGTGCCTCTTCCTGatctgggcagggtggggaggtggggccgCCCCCCCTCTGGCCTGGCACCCGGGCTCCTCGGGTGGGTCCCTGTCACCTGCCGACCCAGACCGCCTGCCGCTGAACCATGTGGCTCTGGAGCTGCTTTCTGGACAAGCTCCCTGGGATGGCAGCCTCTGCTCCCACCGCAGTCCCGGGCCAGAGGGCAGAGTCCGACCATTACTTCCTCCAGAGCGAAAGGCGGCAGCTCGTGGGTGTGGATGTGGATGTGGAGGCACCTCAGGCAAAGGCGACAGGCCGTGGAAATGGTCCGAATACACGGGCTCTGTCCCCTGCTCTCACACCACTTCCTGTGACGAAACGAGGTACAGGAGCCCCCACGCCCCGGCGATCGTGATCTCTTTCTTCCTCGCATGTGGCAATTTTTtgagaacaaaaactaaaaggcaaaaacCAAAGCTGCTGTGGGTGCCCACTCTCCACTCCGTGGGCAGCTAGGACCAGCCATATGCAGCTGCTGTCAGCAGCCAGGACCAGGATCCCCTCGCCCCCTGCAGCCCTGAGGTGCATTGGCAAGCCTCCTGCCCAGAGCCCAGGATGGGGACACGCAGTTTCTGGGCCTCAGGGCAGGGCAGGACGCAGGGGCCAGCGGGCTACTCTGCTCGCAGTGCAAGGTCTGCACAATGCTGGGGCTCTGGCTATGAAGGCTCACAGGCCACCCCCGACAGGCTTTAGACTGGAAGAGGAAACAGCCTGTGGCTTGAACGGGAGCCCCCGGCTCCACGGGACCTCCTGTGCAAGGCAGTGGACAGGCTGAGGCTGCCCACACCCCGGCTGCAAGGGGGGCACCCAGGCTGcctccaggagcctgcttctggcTCTCATTCCTCCTTGCCCACCAGGACACCCCTCTCCGGAAGCAGGTGCTCGGAGCTGAACTGGGACAGTGACACGTGACCTCTGGCGGTGGGCAAGGCAGGAGTACTGCAGAGCACTGTGGTGGGGGCCCCAGCCGTGGGGCAGGCCGGGGTCAGGTTCCCCATCCCCGCCGCAGGTGTCCTCAGGACTCACCCAGACAGCCAGAGGACCATGCTGCCCCCTAGTGCCAGGAGCCCATCCTAGCACGATGGTGGACTTCTGGGGGTCCGGGCCAGTGTACCAGACCTTGTGTGGGCACCGGGACCCTGTCCCCTGCATGGCACCTGGGTTAATTATCTTCATGTTGCTCAAACACCGTATGTTTTCACTTTGTctttatttgagaagaaaaacattttaaaaagtggccCCGCTCAACTGAAGACAGCTCACAGAGGGGCACAGTTGtggagacccccacccccacccaggtctGGGCAGCTGCTGCCAgcagaacccaggaccctgggacccgaGGCCAGCACAGCAGGGACAACATTCAAACTTTATGTTTAAACAGAAACAGGTGATTTGGCGATATTCAAGtaaaagcttccaaactcatttcttCAGAGCACCGGAGGCCTCACTGTGCGGGGACAGCGACCCTGGGCGCTGATGCCGGGGGGCCCCGTGGGacgggcacctggggggctgcCTTCTGGCTTCTCTCTGCAGACAGACGCTCGAGGCGCTCCGTGTAGAAGCCATTGAAGTCCAGTCTGCGGGAGGAGAGGGCTGGGCTGCCACGCCGGCTGGGTGCCCTGCAGAGCTGTGCCAGGCCACCCACCCCCCCGAGGGTCGGCTCTGCACCAGGTGCGAGGGACACCCACCCACACAGCCTTCCCGGTTCAAGCAGTACTGACATCAGAACGTACACACACACCCAACACGAGAACCGCACAACAGAAACCCCCCGTTAGAGGTTCAGGCAGAAGCACTTCCAGCAGAGTACCCGTCCTACCCACGCCCGGCCCTGGATGTTGGGGCTGGCGTTGCCTGGCACAGGGGCCCGAGGGGGCCTCAGGCTGTGGGCACCTCGCAGGCCGTGTACTTAGGACATCAGACGCCTGGCAACTTCCCAGGCAGACAACCCGCCCCGGCCCCTGGGAATCAGAGCGGGGCATCTGCAGAGCGAGGCATCCAGGACACCGCCAGGCTCCACAGGCCATGGGAGCCTGCTGGCCCCAGAACCACAGACTGGCCCCCGGCACCTGTCCCCACCGTTCCTGCACTGTCCTCCCCGATGGGCCCCTCCCAGGGTCAACAGGAACGCTCCGTTACAGCTCCTCAGAGTGGCGACAAGACCCACCCAGTCCCAAGAGCCCAAACCTGCTGTAACAAGCACGGCCATGACCCCCACTGTCTGCCCCCAGTGACCTCCTGGCCTGAGCGGCACCGCTGGCCCCGTCCTCGCCCACCTCCGGGCAGCTCTTCTGAAAACGGGGTGATGCCGCTGCCGTGCACGGCccagggctgggagctggggggagCCCGGCCAGCACCCTGGGTCCTGGCTCAGGGAGCCAAGTGTTGGGGGAGGCTGACCCAGTCCAGCACAGACGGGGCTGGTGCCGGGGCACTGACGGGGCGGCCCAGCGCATGCTGGTGCACACTCACGCCTGAACACAAACCGCCGCGCACGGCCCTCTCGCTGCAGGCCACCGGCAGCCGCACAGGCCTCTGTGACCGCAGGCGACCCGCAGCGGCACGGAGGCGAGGGGCGAAGCTGCGCCCAAGCAGACCCCGCCTCAGTCGTTCCTTCCCGAGGGGGCCTGAGGCAACGGTGGGGGAGCACAGGTAGCGTGGGCGGAGGCTGGGACCCCTGGCCCGATGCGCACAGGACGGTCCGCGGCGATGCGCGGAGGCCGCCCGCACCCACCTGGAGAGGACACTGGCCATGCTGTGCTCACAGTCGCTGGTGCTGTAGAGGCTCAGGCGGGCCAGAAGGTCAAGCAGGTGCGCTGAGAAGTTCTTGTCGAACTTGTTGATGGTGGCCTCGAAGCTGGAGGTCAGCTGGGGGGCGTCCACGTGCTCAGCCACGTACTGGAAGGCGCAGTCCGACACCAtgagccccagccccaccctggcgCTATCTCCACCAGCTTGgttttcctccccctccttcttaaaaataaaaaagaaaataggagggATTCGGGCAAGTTTTCAGGTGATAAAAGTTAACGGCGACATAAAACTTCCTGAGGCCGTGGGACACAGAGACTCACTCCTTCGGGCAGCGGGCGCCCTGCCCTGCTCCCACCACATGGAAAACAGCGAGTCCGCGCCCCTCGTGGGTTCGTTGCGCGGCTCCGATTTTCCAGCGGCCGCAGCATCGTCTCCTGGCTCCCTCTCGGCACAAGGGCGTAGGCCGGGAGCACGTGGCTGGACCCCTCTGGAGCTGCGCCTGGCCCTGCGGGCCGCATCCCCAGCATCCCCTCGGGGGCGGCGGACACACCAGGCCCTTCTAGTGAAGGCTGGGCTCCAACTGTGCCGCCAGCAGGGCCCCGCGGAGCAGGCCGTCCGCGGACACCCCAAGCCCTGCTCTGGGGAACTGTGGCCACACCCTCACGCACAGCCGAGCGGACGTTTGGACAAGTCTGGAGATCGGGACCTGATTGGGATGAGCCTACTTTAACCAAAAGGAACCCAGAGCGCGGGCCAGCGCTCCGGACACTGCGCACCTTCCTAGCGAGCTCCTTCCGGGCACGCTCCTCCGCCCGCTCGGCCTCCGTGGGCGGCCCCAGCATCGTGCCGTGCTCCAGCATGAGCCGGCCCAGCTCGCCGTCCAACTTCATGCTCTGCGTGAATCTCTTGGGGTCAGAAGAAACGCGGCAGTTAGTTTCAAGGAACCCGGCCCGAGTCAAGTATCTGCCGCCGCACAGCCGAGGCACCATCCGCAGACCTGGGGCAGCAGACGCCAACTCAGGGAGCCGCGGTGTGCCCACACGGCTTCCGAGGGAGCCCGTCCGGGAGCTGGCAACATGCTTCTGAGGGCTGCGAGCCCCACACAGATCTGGTTCCCAGGCTCCTGGCCCCAGAGGTTGGCTACCATGTCGCATGCTCTCGCCCGAACCCCGGGCTCCAGAGCCCTGGTGAGCCTCGCGTCACCCCTCCGCCTCCCAACACCTACTTTCCGAGGCAGCTACTCGTAACTGAATCAAGTAACTGCAACCGCACGAGAGGACGCCAGGTGCCCCGCACAGGGCTGAGGACGGAGCCGCGGCGGCAGCTGCTGGCCCCGGCCCCCGGCGGGGGAGGCGCGCTCGGGGACCCAGGCCTGCGCGCGGCGGGCGGCGCACCTGCATGCAGCTGGTGAACATGACGCAGACGGACATGAGTCTGGAGAAGACGCGGAGCAGCTCGGGGTTGGTCAGCATGCAGTCCTTCAGACAGCTGTCCAGGAAGCTCGTGTGGTGGCCCAGGACGTCGTCGATGTTGGACGCCTGTGCGGAGAGAGGGCACCCGCCTTTGCTCGCAGCACGACTTTGCGAGGAGACCAGCCCTCCCCGGGCCAGGCTGAGGCTCTGCACGCTTCTGTGTCGTTTCCTTTCCTTACGTGACCCAATGAATTTGGGTGCTCAACGTGCTGCCGGAAGTCCAGGGTTTGGGTTCTTAAGCACAGAAAGAAGGAAACGCTGCTGCTGTCCCTTCACGCTTCTGGGACGTGCCGACAGGCCCGGAGTGTGCAAGGGTGTGGGTGGGGCACAGAGCCACCCCAGCCCCCacgctccccgccccccaacactCGTGGCCGGGCTCATACGCGCGCAGGCCGTGTCCCTAAGGAAACGCCTGTGTGCGAGGGTTCTGCTCTCTTGCCGTCATCAGCCTGGGGCAGGCACAGCGCTCACCCCCCAACATCTGGCCCTCCGTCCCTCCAAGAACCTACTTGGCGCGACCTGGTCGGTGCAGGGCCTGTACAGTGTTGGGGACGTGTTAAGCGCCGACTCACCGATTTCAGGTTTTTCTCCAGGATGTGCCAGGTGGGCTCCATCACCTCAAACATCATGTAGTACTGAATGTTCTGGACGAAGTTGAGCATCCGCTGCCGCAAGGTGAAGGCGCCCGCAAACCTGCGTGGGCACAAGGGTGGTTCCTGCTGCAGCCGCCGCATGCCCCCTGCTCCGTGGCTGGGGCCCCTCCTCCGAGCGCCCACACACAGGCACGCATGGCACCTGCTGTCACCAGCCGGTGACCGACAGCAGAGGGACCGAGCCGGCGTCCACTGTGGGGGCCACGGCCCCGCGCTGCAGTGTGAAACCTATCCCGGGTCAAAAAGCTACCATGTGCTGACAAGCCGCCATTCGAAAGCTATGGGCAGGGCGTCCGGCGAGCCGAGGGACGCACCACTTTGCGGAGTGCGGCGAGTACTGCTTGGCGGCCTTGTTGCTGATCCAGACGTTGCAGAGCTGCCGCTCCACGTGCTTGCAGTAGAACATGTGCCGGAAGAGCATCTGGTAGCGCGTCAGCGCTTTCCTGCAAGACAAGGGGCACAGGATGCTACGCGACACCTGGCGGTCGCCGCTGGCCTTCGACATCCTGATGCTCACGCACACGGTGGCCGAGGCTCCGACACCACGGATGCCGTCCTGTACCCCAGGAGCCGGGCAGCCCACCCTGCACAGCCGCTCCCAGCGGTCTGCTGAGCGGACACAGCCCTGCCGTCCCTGCAAGCCTGGAAGCACCCGAAGGACTCATGCTCACCTATTGATAATCAGCGACAGGGGCCACTTGACGACGTAGTCGAAGGAGAAGGCCTCTAGGCCGCTCAGCGTGAGCTCGGTGGGGTCAGCATGGACCATCGCCTTCTCCTGCTTGGTCTCGATGGCCAGAACCCGCAGCAGCTGAGTGATGAGGTCATGAGGCATCAGATcgatcttaagaaagaaagaataaagcgTCGCCACccacctgggttaagcctctgccttgggctcaggtcatgatctcagggtcctgggatcgagcctcacttcaggctctctgctcagaggggagcctgcttccccctctctgcctgcctctacccacttgtgatctctgtcagataaaaaaataaaatcttaaaaaaaaaaaaaaatgcgccGCGTCCTGTCTGTGCCCCAGCCCGGCTGCCGCGTGAGCTGGAGAAGCAAGTCCAGGACTGGCGCAGCTTCCTCTGGCGCAGACCCCGCATCTGGAAGGCCGGCTTACGAAACAAGTGtctgccaggaaggcctcagcTGCTTCCACCAAAGCCAAATAGGAGAAGTGCAGAGGAATTTGTCAGCCGCCCACTGCTGTAAACGAGGAACTACGCAGCACGTCGTGGCTGACTGAACGTGCTGGTTCAGCTGAAAACCCGCGGGGTTTTGACCTCCCCAACCCCAACGGCAAACAGCCACGGCTGCCTGGAGGGCTCGGCGACGCGGGTGACGAGCACGTGTGTCACGCGCGGTCGCACGGGGTGTGCCTCGCGATAACGCAAGCTACAGAAAGGAGGAAACGTTAGTGAAAAGGAAACGTGTTCACGTCCCTGCACCGCACCGACAGAGACGTCTGCTCGGTTCACCCCGTGCTGCCTAAGGGGGAGCTGCGGTAGCCCCGGCAGGAGTCGGGTCCCCCCAGGGTTTGACGTCGGCGGTCCTGCCCAGGCGGCTGCTCCACCTCTCTGGACACAGGAACGCGGGTCTGAGGGTGCGGCCGCGGCCCCGGCCCACCTTGAGGTCATCCTTGAAGGGGTCCGTGTTGGCCGTGCTCATGCGTAGGGCCAGCTCCAGGAGCGCCTCCAGACGGGTGGGCGTGATGTCGTCCACCGGCTTCTTGAGCTCGTCCTCCGTGAGGTCCATGAAGTGCACAAAGAAGTCCCCCTGGTCCATCAGGAAGTAGCGCTTGATGGACCTGAAGAGCAGGTGGGGCCCGGAGGTCATGCGGAGCGGCCCAGACTCGGGAAAACCGACAGGCGGCTGACAAGGAAGAGCTGCATGTGGACACACGGCTCCCACCGCCACCCGCGGTTTGGACGATGTGGTGGGCACGGGGGGGCTTGGGCCGCACAGCCCAGGGAGGGTGAGCCGAGCCCCGCAGCACTCCCCACGGAGAAGCACACAGACCGTACTAACTGGCCCAACCCTGCTCAGCTTCTTGGATCAGACAAGATCAGGTGCGTTCAGGGGGCTAAGGCCACAGACCAGAGAAGTACATCAGAAAGGGGAGACCAGTGGTCCGCTTCTGAAGAGCAGAAATGAACAGCACTTAGGCAAGGGTGAAGGACCTCTGTGTCCAATGACAGCAAGAAACACTGCCCAGGAGGGGCTGGTGGCCCTGCATGGGGGCAAGGCTGGCAAGCTGGACCACCTCTGACAAGGTAACACTGGCAGACACGGCCCCCCTGAGCCTCTTGGGAAGCAGGAACAAGGCGGCAGGGTCACAAATGTGCAAGGTTCTTAGGCTGGAGACAACCTGGCAGCATGTTCGTGTTTCTAGTGAGAAACGGGGACGCTAAGAGTGTCTGGCCTCAGTCAGACACCGGGAGGGCTCCATGAGCTGAGCGAGAAGCTGACCTCAGGTGCGCCACGAGCTCCTTCTCCTCCATCAGGAAGGCCAGCAGGACCTTGCTGGCGTAGTTAAAAGCCTTCTCGATTTGCTCAACATACGCTCGCTCCTTCAAAGTGTAGATGATCTCCTTGGCCACTGGGCAGGTGACATCATGGCCACACTCTCTGACTACGTTCAGGTATTTTCCtgaaaagacaaggagaaaacagataaaacatTTCACTACATACAGACACTAAACCACAGGCCTGAACCTCGGATACTGTGACCCCAATACTAGCTGGGGCCTGGAAAAATGGTTCTAGAGCCCTTTACAGAACGCAGGGAAACACAACTGATGTCCATGAAGGACAGAAGCGCTAAGTGCCGTAACGGGCCGGGCTCTCTCTCAGCCAGAGTTTTCTGACAAAGAGCACAGAAATAATTCCAAGAAGCTTTCGGAGAGTGAGATTCTCGGTCGCCTTCCAACAGCTTCCTTGACCGCCAAGTCCCTGGCTTAAGCCTGTCTAGTACCTCAGCCCTTCTGTGCTTCTAACTCCGGTTCCCAGCCCATGTGATGGTGACTGGAACACCGCTGGGCCACTGAGGCCCATGTCCTTGA
This Neovison vison isolate M4711 chromosome 2, ASM_NN_V1, whole genome shotgun sequence DNA region includes the following protein-coding sequences:
- the TUBGCP2 gene encoding gamma-tubulin complex component 2 isoform X1, whose amino-acid sequence is MSEFRIHHDVNELLSLLRVHGGDGAEVYIDLLQKNRTPYVTTTVSAHSAKVKIAEFSRTPEDFLKKYDELKSKNTRNLDPLVYLLSKLTEDRETLQYLQQNARERAELVASAAGGAASLSAPAAACRLSAQELEELRKQLGTVAAGSTPQQSLELTRKLLRDKQNKKNSGQRLPVFPPWVYERPTLVGDFLTGSGVSTDAAVPIGTLPLASQESAVVEDLLYVLVGVDGRYITAQPLTGRQSRTFLVDPNLDLSIRELVNRVLPVAASYSTVTRFIEEKSSFEYGQVNHALAAAMRTLVKEYLILVTQLEQLQRQGLLSLQKLWFYIQPAMRTVDILASLATSVDKGECVGGSTLSLLHDRSFNYTGDSQAQELCLYLTKAASVPYFEILEKWIYRGIIDDPYSEFMVEEHELRKEKIQEDYNDKYWDQRYTVVQRQIPSFLQKMAGKVLSTGKYLNVVRECGHDVTCPVAKEIIYTLKERAYVEQIEKAFNYASKVLLAFLMEEKELVAHLRSIKRYFLMDQGDFFVHFMDLTEDELKKPVDDITPTRLEALLELALRMSTANTDPFKDDLKIDLMPHDLITQLLRVLAIETKQEKAMVHADPTELTLSGLEAFSFDYVVKWPLSLIINRKALTRYQMLFRHMFYCKHVERQLCNVWISNKAAKQYSPHSAKWFAGAFTLRQRMLNFVQNIQYYMMFEVMEPTWHILEKNLKSASNIDDVLGHHTSFLDSCLKDCMLTNPELLRVFSRLMSVCVMFTSCMQRFTQSMKLDGELGRLMLEHGTMLGPPTEAERAEERARKELARKYVAEHVDAPQLTSSFEATINKFDKNFSAHLLDLLARLSLYSTSDCEHSMASVLSRLDFNGFYTERLERLSAERSQKAAPQVPVPRGPPASAPRVAVPAQ